CTGGCCATGATCCGCGCCGGCCACGTGGCGTCCGCCCACGACGCGGCGGAGGGCGGTCTGGCCGTCGCCCTCGTAGAATCCGCCATCGCCGACCCCGCCGCGCCGCTGGGCATCGACGTCGATCTGGACGACGACCTGCCGGTGAACGCGCTGCTCTTCGGCGAGGCGCAGAGCCGCGTGGTGGTCTCCTGCGCGGATGACCAGCTGGACGCGCTGCTGAAGATGGCGGCGGAGCACGGGGTTCCCGCACGGCGGATCGGCACCGTGGGCGCGCCGTTCGGGACCGTGGTGCTCCGCACGCCCGGCGGGTCGATCGAGGCGGCCGCGGCGGAACTGGCGGAGATCTACGAGTCGGCGATCCCGCGGCGGATGGAGGGGAGCGTGGCGGACGTGGAGACGTCGCTGGAGTCGGTGGTGCAGAACGGGATGGAGTAGGCGGCGTGCACCTCCCCCGGCCCCGCCCCGCACAAACTGCGTGCGGAGAGGGGAGACGCCGGGAACGGATCGCACCCACCGCCCGCGTGCACCAGAGCCTGTCATCCTGAGGCCCAGGCTCGCTGAACCGGCCCGCAGCACAGGCTTGGCGGGCCGAAGGATCTAGCCGCGGACGGGTAATCGGCTGGGCGCGGCAGCGGTCAACATAGCCGAGGCCTCGGCTGCCGTGGGGCCCTCACCCCGCCGCGCTGACACGCGTGCGACCCTCTCCCACAAACAGCGTGGGAGAGGGGGTACACTTCGGGGTTTGAAGCGAAGGCAGCCCCGGTGCGGAGGGCCCGGTCCGCTGGGGCGACTGAAGTCGCGGCAACAAAGGCCCGAAGTCCGCCTTCGCGGACTGCACGGGCGAGTCGAGTGCGTGGGGCCGCCCGGAGCGCGATCGAATTCTCCCCTCTCCCGCTTGCGGGAGAGGGGCCGGGGGTGAGGGCAGCCGCGGAATGCGCCGGCCGATTCGAAACGCACCCGAGCCGGCCAGCAGCTTCCGCCCACGCACCGGACGCCGCTGACCGCACCGGGCTGGCTCCCTTCCCCCGCGCAGTTTGCGGGGGAAGGGTTGGGGATGGGGGGCGCCCGAGGCATGCGCCACAGTCAGCGATCCCATGTGAAGTTCTCCCCTCTCCGCACGTAGTTTGTGCGGCGAGGGGCCGGGGGAGGGGCAGGCCCACAGGTCCGTGCCGCTGTCGCGCCCAAGCCGAGAAGTGACGCCCGGCTAGATCCTTCGGCCCGCGTGGTGTGGTGTTCGGGCGGGTGCGGCGCGCCTGGGCCTCAGGATGACAGGCGGCGGCGCAGGCGTCCAATGCCGTGCTGCCCGCCCTGCACCGTCGTTTGTGCGGCGAGGGGGCGCGGGGTGGGGCGCACGTCCGTCGGGGTCGCGTGTA
This genomic stretch from Longimicrobium sp. harbors:
- a CDS encoding AIR synthase-related protein → LAMIRAGHVASAHDAAEGGLAVALVESAIADPAAPLGIDVDLDDDLPVNALLFGEAQSRVVVSCADDQLDALLKMAAEHGVPARRIGTVGAPFGTVVLRTPGGSIEAAAAELAEIYESAIPRRMEGSVADVETSLESVVQNGME